The following proteins are co-located in the Sulfurospirillum deleyianum DSM 6946 genome:
- the ribD gene encoding bifunctional diaminohydroxyphosphoribosylaminopyrimidine deaminase/5-amino-6-(5-phosphoribosylamino)uracil reductase RibD has product MVNALDNALMQKALDAAWHYQVLTFPNPAVGAVVSNDAGEILGMGAHRKAGTPHAEVLALKEAYLTLTHDTRIEALSDSMALHLFLKENHQHLFSNLSLHVTLEPCHHFGKTPPCSSLIEALGIKRVVIGSYDESLRAKGGGAYLQSRGVDVSFGCLKEACDTLLTPFTCKEKKEPFIFYKLALSANSVATGGTITSLESRTMVHRLRDCCDLMVIGGNTVRVDRPTLDARLCEGKAPDILIYSHENTFDRTIPLFQCPSRKVFIEKSLERIREYRMVMIEGGASMLKAMEEQVEWYLIFRSPHIKEGEEIKLPQGLKEIFSCEIGEDRMSWYRRVGE; this is encoded by the coding sequence ATGGTAAACGCATTAGATAACGCCCTGATGCAAAAGGCACTGGATGCCGCATGGCATTATCAAGTGCTAACCTTCCCTAATCCTGCCGTGGGTGCGGTTGTCAGTAATGATGCTGGAGAGATTTTAGGCATGGGTGCGCACCGCAAAGCAGGAACACCTCATGCTGAAGTCTTAGCACTTAAAGAGGCATATCTTACATTAACCCACGATACACGCATTGAAGCACTGAGTGATTCAATGGCACTGCATCTTTTTTTAAAAGAAAATCACCAACACCTTTTTTCAAATCTTTCTTTACATGTAACGCTTGAGCCGTGTCATCATTTTGGGAAAACCCCTCCGTGTTCTTCTTTAATTGAAGCATTGGGTATTAAACGTGTGGTGATTGGCTCTTATGATGAGAGCTTACGTGCAAAAGGTGGTGGTGCGTATTTGCAAAGCAGAGGGGTTGATGTCAGTTTTGGATGCCTCAAAGAAGCGTGCGACACCCTTTTAACCCCTTTTACATGTAAAGAAAAAAAAGAACCATTTATTTTCTATAAACTAGCGTTAAGTGCGAACAGTGTTGCCACAGGTGGAACCATTACATCGCTTGAATCACGCACAATGGTGCATCGTTTAAGAGATTGTTGTGATTTAATGGTGATAGGGGGCAATACTGTAAGGGTAGACCGTCCAACGCTTGATGCAAGGTTATGTGAAGGTAAAGCACCTGATATTTTGATTTATTCACATGAGAATACATTTGATAGAACCATTCCTCTTTTTCAATGCCCTTCTCGAAAGGTGTTTATTGAAAAGAGTCTTGAGCGCATAAGGGAGTATCGTATGGTGATGATAGAAGGTGGAGCGAGTATGCTCAAGGCGATGGAAGAGCAGGTAGAGTGGTATTTGATTTTTCGCTCCCCGCACATTAAAGAAGGCGAGGAAATTAAACTTCCTCAAGGCTTGAAAGAGATTTTTTCATGTGAGATAGGCGAAGATAGAATGAGTTGGTATCGACGTGTTGGGGAATGA
- a CDS encoding ribosome maturation factor encodes MIDTEQLIKIIESCGVSLYDTEVVSEFDKKIFRIYITSKEGINLDKCAEVSRILSPIFDVEPPLEGEYLFEVSSPGIERKLLKPEHFSVSVGEKVKIKLKNKEKFIGILEGFANNTLQVRVENEVKEIALDDIEKARTYFEW; translated from the coding sequence ATGATTGATACAGAACAACTGATTAAAATCATAGAAAGTTGTGGCGTAAGCCTTTATGATACGGAAGTCGTGAGTGAATTTGATAAAAAAATTTTTCGTATTTATATCACCTCAAAAGAGGGTATTAATTTAGATAAATGTGCGGAAGTTAGTCGTATTTTATCACCTATTTTTGATGTAGAACCTCCTTTGGAAGGTGAATATCTTTTTGAAGTGAGCTCTCCTGGTATTGAGCGAAAACTTTTAAAGCCTGAGCATTTTAGTGTTTCTGTGGGTGAAAAAGTGAAGATTAAGCTGAAAAATAAAGAGAAATTTATTGGTATTTTAGAAGGATTTGCAAACAATACTCTTCAAGTACGTGTTGAAAATGAGGTAAAAGAAATTGCCTTGGATGATATTGAAAAAGCACGTACTTACTTTGAATGGTAA